One region of Halohasta litchfieldiae genomic DNA includes:
- the phoU gene encoding phosphate signaling complex protein PhoU yields MPRNEYQSQLADLRSDVLEMSDTVAERLEMALNALETNNHDLAQQVIDGDSEINQQYLELEKQCTDLIALQQPVAGDLRFIAASFKIITDLERIADLATNLGEYATAGETNLFPDIDLQELGSVTLEMLDEAMAAYADDDREKCYTVDERDDDLDYLCEVASDTVVRELIESEQMDSDEDIEAFMEDVSRFLLTIRDIERIGDHSVNIAARALYMIDNNDELIY; encoded by the coding sequence ATGCCCCGAAACGAATATCAATCACAGCTTGCTGATCTGCGGTCCGACGTCCTCGAAATGAGCGATACGGTCGCCGAGCGCCTCGAAATGGCGCTCAACGCCCTCGAAACGAACAACCACGACCTCGCCCAACAGGTAATCGACGGCGATAGCGAGATCAACCAGCAGTATCTGGAACTCGAAAAGCAGTGTACGGATCTCATCGCGCTTCAACAGCCGGTGGCCGGCGATCTCCGATTTATCGCCGCCTCGTTCAAAATCATTACCGACCTCGAACGGATCGCTGATCTCGCGACGAACCTCGGCGAGTACGCCACCGCTGGCGAGACGAACCTCTTTCCCGACATCGACCTCCAGGAGCTGGGATCGGTCACACTGGAGATGCTCGATGAGGCGATGGCTGCGTACGCTGACGATGACCGAGAGAAGTGTTATACCGTCGACGAACGCGACGACGATCTGGACTACCTCTGTGAAGTCGCCAGCGATACGGTCGTCCGTGAGCTGATCGAGAGCGAACAGATGGACTCGGACGAAGACATTGAGGCGTTCATGGAAGACGTCTCGCGGTTCCTGTTGACGATCCGTGACATCGAGCGCATCGGCGACCACTCGGTCAACATCGCGGCGCGGGCGCTGTACATGATCGACAACAACGACGAACTGATCTACTGA
- the pstB gene encoding phosphate ABC transporter ATP-binding protein PstB, with protein sequence MSEPETDAEGTDEAVSSPAPGSNIATTSQPESGTLIEEPIIQAKDINVFYGDDQALQDVTMDIPEKRVTALIGPSGCGKSTFLRCINRMNDLISAARVEGELLFGGKNVYDDDVDPVALRRKIGMVFQQPNPFPKSIRDNVAYGLDIQGFDDDVDARVEEALKGAALWDEVKDRLDESGLELSGGQQQRLCIARAIAPDPEVVLMDEPASALDPVATSQVEDLIADISEDYTVVIVTHNMQQAARISDKTGVFLTGGKLVEFDDTQKIFENPEHQRVEDYITGKFG encoded by the coding sequence ATGAGTGAACCCGAAACTGACGCCGAGGGGACAGATGAGGCAGTGTCGTCACCGGCACCCGGCTCAAATATCGCTACCACGAGCCAACCAGAGTCGGGAACACTCATCGAGGAGCCAATCATCCAAGCCAAGGATATCAACGTCTTCTACGGCGATGATCAGGCCCTCCAAGACGTCACGATGGATATTCCCGAAAAGCGCGTGACCGCGCTGATCGGCCCCTCCGGCTGTGGGAAATCCACGTTCCTCCGGTGTATCAATCGGATGAACGATCTCATTTCTGCGGCTCGCGTCGAGGGTGAGCTGCTGTTCGGCGGCAAAAACGTCTACGACGACGACGTCGACCCCGTCGCACTCCGGCGGAAGATCGGCATGGTGTTCCAACAACCCAACCCGTTCCCGAAATCCATCCGCGACAACGTCGCCTATGGGCTCGACATTCAGGGGTTCGACGACGATGTCGACGCCCGCGTCGAGGAGGCCCTCAAAGGCGCGGCGCTGTGGGACGAGGTCAAAGACCGTCTCGACGAATCCGGCCTCGAACTCTCGGGGGGCCAACAACAGCGACTCTGTATCGCCCGTGCAATCGCACCTGATCCGGAGGTCGTGTTGATGGACGAGCCAGCCTCGGCGCTCGATCCGGTCGCCACTTCGCAGGTCGAAGACCTGATCGCCGACATCTCCGAAGACTACACTGTCGTTATCGTCACCCACAACATGCAGCAGGCCGCCCGTATCTCCGACAAAACCGGCGTCTTCCTCACTGGCGGCAAACTCGTCGAGTTTGACGACACCCAGAAGATATTCGAGAACCCCGAACACCAGCGCGTCGAGGACTACATTACGGGTAAGTTCGGATAG
- a CDS encoding CDC48 family AAA ATPase yields MNEVQLEVAKAYPNDSGRGIARLDPDTLLHLKLSPGDIIEIEGGETTAAKVWRADRQDWNTDTVRIDGFTRQNADVGIGERVTIRKAEAEKADKLVLAPPEEASVQFGSDAAGMVKRQILKRPVVERDIVPVMSSTNHPFMRSPGQAIPLIAVETEPDGVCLITEDTEVELREEPISGFEKTGGGITYEDIGGLQSEIQRVREMVELPMKHPQIFKKLGIEPPQGVLLHGPPGTGKTLLAKAVANETSASFFSIAGPEIISKYYGESEQQLREIFEDAKEESPSIIFIDELDSIAPKREDVTGEVERRVVAQLLTMMDGLEARGQVIVIAATNRVDSVDPALRRPGRFDREIEIGVPDEVGRKEILQIHTRGMPLSDDVSLDHLADETHGFVGADIESLTKEAAMKALRRYLPEIDLDEEDIPPSLIDRMIVKRSDFGGALNEVEPSAMREVLVELPKITWDDVGGLESPKQQVKESVEWPLSSPEKFDRMGVDAPKGVLLYGPPGTGKTLMAKAVASETNANFISVRGPQLLSKWVGESEKAIRQTFRKARQVSPTIIFFDELDSLAPARGQDMGNNVSERVVNQLLTELDGLEEMGNVMVIGATNRPDMIDPALIRSGRFDRLVMIGQPDEEGREQILRIHTGDTPLAPDVSLREIAEITDGYVGSDLESIARESAIEALRDDDDATEVEMQHFRRAMESVRPTVTEEILSYYEDIEDQFRGGGGREQLGERRDGRIGFQ; encoded by the coding sequence ATGAACGAAGTTCAACTCGAAGTGGCGAAGGCGTACCCCAACGATTCGGGACGTGGTATCGCTCGCCTCGACCCTGACACACTGCTGCATCTCAAACTCTCACCGGGCGACATCATTGAGATCGAGGGTGGCGAAACGACCGCTGCGAAGGTGTGGCGGGCCGACCGGCAGGACTGGAACACTGACACCGTTCGGATCGACGGCTTCACGCGCCAGAACGCCGATGTCGGCATCGGCGAGCGCGTGACGATCCGCAAGGCTGAGGCCGAAAAAGCGGACAAACTCGTGCTCGCACCGCCTGAAGAAGCGAGCGTCCAGTTCGGTTCCGACGCCGCGGGCATGGTCAAACGCCAGATCCTCAAGCGGCCGGTCGTCGAGCGCGACATCGTGCCCGTGATGAGTTCCACGAATCACCCATTCATGCGGTCGCCGGGGCAAGCAATCCCACTGATCGCCGTCGAGACCGAACCGGATGGCGTCTGTCTGATCACCGAAGACACCGAAGTCGAACTCCGCGAGGAGCCGATCAGCGGCTTCGAAAAGACCGGCGGCGGCATCACCTACGAGGACATCGGTGGCTTGCAAAGCGAGATCCAACGTGTCCGCGAGATGGTCGAGCTGCCGATGAAGCATCCCCAGATCTTCAAAAAGCTCGGCATCGAGCCGCCACAGGGGGTGTTGCTCCACGGTCCACCGGGCACCGGGAAGACACTGCTTGCGAAGGCGGTCGCCAATGAAACCTCCGCGAGTTTCTTCTCTATCGCTGGCCCCGAAATCATCTCGAAATACTACGGGGAGTCCGAACAACAGCTCAGGGAGATCTTCGAAGATGCGAAAGAAGAGTCGCCGTCGATCATCTTCATCGACGAACTCGATTCTATCGCGCCCAAACGCGAGGACGTCACCGGCGAGGTCGAACGCCGCGTCGTCGCCCAACTGCTGACGATGATGGACGGCCTCGAAGCACGTGGTCAGGTGATCGTGATTGCAGCCACCAACCGCGTCGACTCGGTCGACCCGGCACTTCGTCGACCGGGCCGCTTCGACCGTGAGATCGAAATCGGCGTGCCGGACGAAGTCGGCCGCAAGGAGATCCTCCAGATCCACACCCGCGGCATGCCACTATCGGACGATGTCTCGCTGGACCATCTGGCCGACGAGACCCACGGCTTCGTCGGGGCGGATATCGAGAGCTTGACGAAGGAAGCCGCGATGAAAGCACTCCGGCGCTACTTACCGGAGATCGATCTCGACGAGGAGGATATCCCGCCGAGCCTGATCGACCGGATGATCGTCAAGCGGAGCGACTTCGGCGGCGCGCTCAACGAGGTCGAACCCTCCGCGATGCGCGAGGTTCTGGTCGAGCTGCCGAAGATCACGTGGGACGATGTCGGCGGGCTCGAATCGCCGAAACAGCAGGTCAAGGAGTCGGTTGAGTGGCCGCTGAGTTCCCCAGAGAAGTTCGACCGGATGGGCGTCGACGCGCCGAAAGGCGTGTTGCTGTACGGCCCACCCGGAACCGGCAAGACGTTGATGGCCAAGGCGGTCGCCAGCGAGACGAACGCGAACTTCATTTCGGTGCGTGGCCCACAGCTGCTATCGAAGTGGGTCGGCGAGTCAGAAAAGGCGATTCGCCAGACGTTCCGGAAGGCACGGCAGGTCAGCCCGACGATCATCTTCTTCGACGAGCTTGACAGCCTCGCTCCAGCTCGCGGGCAGGACATGGGCAACAACGTTTCCGAACGCGTTGTCAACCAGCTCCTGACCGAACTCGACGGGCTCGAAGAGATGGGCAACGTGATGGTGATCGGCGCGACCAACCGGCCGGATATGATCGATCCCGCCCTGATTCGGTCGGGTCGATTTGATCGGTTGGTGATGATCGGCCAGCCCGACGAAGAAGGCCGCGAGCAGATCCTCCGCATCCACACGGGTGACACGCCGCTTGCGCCGGATGTGAGTCTGCGAGAGATCGCCGAGATCACCGACGGCTACGTCGGCTCTGATCTCGAATCCATCGCCCGCGAGTCGGCTATCGAGGCGCTTCGGGACGATGACGACGCGACCGAGGTCGAGATGCAGCACTTCCGGAGAGCGATGGAGTCGGTGCGACCGACTGTCACTGAGGAAATCCTCAGCTACTACGAGGATATCGAAGATCAGTTCCGTGGCGGCGGCGGCCGCGAACAGCTCGGCGAGCGCCGCGACGGCCGGATCGGCTTCCAATAA
- a CDS encoding M48 family metalloprotease: MSTRVGLQSQMIVAVGLVVVVTILFLVSVWSVFYALLIIFGFSGAAFLASIVTGGVVLCIGYLEYSQLSRIEGLADAHPVDRETVPELYQTTTKVAAMLGVPTPTIAVSDRAAPEAMAVGIRPGNIHLVLSTGTITALDSDELEAVIGHELAHVKNRDAMVMTGLSLPVVLADGLRSRIDRLEDPQGFAILTVPLSLVSSAVWISGRAITARLSRHRELAADRAAAHVSGSPSTLAAALRTLDSEITNTPERDLRAVSEISSLSILSLEPAKLEKVMLGPDGTIEPSYWWLRKRLYRLRRWLFVTHPPTEDRLQALAELETQQEAARHTNTND, from the coding sequence ATGTCGACACGTGTCGGACTCCAGTCACAGATGATCGTCGCTGTTGGATTGGTGGTCGTCGTCACGATCCTGTTTCTGGTCAGTGTCTGGTCGGTGTTTTATGCGCTGTTGATCATCTTCGGCTTCAGTGGAGCAGCGTTTCTCGCATCGATTGTCACCGGCGGCGTGGTCCTGTGTATCGGATATCTGGAGTACAGTCAGCTCAGCCGGATTGAGGGGTTGGCGGATGCCCACCCCGTCGACCGCGAGACGGTCCCGGAACTGTATCAGACAACGACAAAGGTCGCGGCGATGCTCGGCGTTCCGACGCCGACGATTGCGGTTTCGGATCGGGCTGCGCCGGAGGCGATGGCGGTGGGCATCCGTCCGGGGAACATCCACCTCGTATTGTCGACTGGGACGATCACGGCCCTCGACAGCGACGAACTCGAAGCCGTAATCGGCCACGAACTGGCCCACGTAAAGAACCGCGACGCAATGGTGATGACTGGGCTCTCGCTGCCGGTCGTCCTCGCCGATGGGTTGCGATCCCGTATCGACCGGCTGGAGGACCCACAAGGGTTTGCGATCCTCACCGTCCCGCTCAGTCTGGTTTCGAGTGCAGTGTGGATTAGCGGGCGAGCGATCACCGCACGACTGTCACGGCACCGCGAACTGGCTGCCGACCGTGCGGCCGCCCACGTGAGTGGCTCGCCGTCGACGCTTGCGGCAGCCCTGCGAACACTCGACAGCGAGATCACAAACACCCCAGAGCGTGACCTGCGAGCAGTCTCCGAAATCTCCTCGCTGTCGATTCTCTCGTTGGAGCCTGCAAAGCTCGAAAAGGTGATGCTCGGTCCCGATGGAACCATCGAACCCTCCTACTGGTGGCTCCGAAAACGCTTGTATCGCCTCAGACGCTGGCTGTTCGTCACCCACCCGCCGACCGAAGATCGGTTACAGGCGCTTGCAGAACTCGAAACACAGCAGGAAGCAGCACGACACACCAACACGAACGATTAA